In the genome of Rhopalosiphum padi isolate XX-2018 chromosome 1, ASM2088224v1, whole genome shotgun sequence, the window AAACTGAGAAAGGGAAAGATAGTCTTTGCTACGATGGctacatttttttgaaagaaaaagaaaatgataCGAAATCCATATGGAAATGTAatcagtattataaaaataaatgtcgcGGACGACTTCACCTAAGCGAagggaaaatattaaaaaacactgACCATAATCACGTTCCAAGTTCATCAGACAttcaggtaaaaaaaaacacttaataaTCTAAAAGATATAGCCAGTAATAATGGTGATATGAGTACTTACACAATTGGTAATAGGTTCAGCACTTAGTCAAATCCCTACTGAATCGTCTGGGCagttacctaatataaatagaCTTAAACGTACTATTCAACGTGTACGTAAGCAAAAATTACCGACTTAAACTTTATCATACCTGATGAAATGACAAAAACCATAGATGGAAatctttttttacaatatgataGTGGTATTAATACTGaacgaattttatttttttcaacaacacGTTTATTGTATCTTATGACACAATGCGACAATTGGTTTTGTGATGGCACATTTTCTAGTGCAccatcattattttatcaattgtatACAATTCACGCTGTTCAGTATTCTAATGTGTTACCGTCTGTTTACATCTTATTgccaaataaaaaagaaaacaccTATAAACGTATGTTTCAAGCACTAAAAACAATTGTGTCTGATCTAAGTCCTAAGACAATTATGGTCGACTTTGAAAAAGGTGCAATGAATGcaataatttctgaatttccTGAAGCAAAACTGAAAGGTTGTTTCTTTCATTTATCGCAATGTATTTGGCGACAAATTCAAGCTGCAggcctccaaaaaaaaaatatatagatgacGTAACTTTTGCACTACAGGTTCGTAAATTACCAAGCTTAGCTTATGTACCAGAAAATAAGGTTATTGAGTCTTATGAAAAATTGTTGGACATCAAATACTTTATTGAAAATGATGAACTACTATCAccaattcttaattattttgacgATACTTGGATAGGACGTACTGACAGGCGACAAAAAAGGCGATCGCCTACTTTTAAAATTTCGATTTGGAACTGCTATTCCTTAGTTTCTGAAGATTTACCAAGAACAAATAATGCTGTTGAAGGATGGCATAATTGTTTTACATCGATTTTAAATCAATGTCATCCAAGTATATGGAAATTTATATTAGCATtgaaaaaagagaaaaatatgaataaaataaaaatcgagcAATATATAGCTGGAGAATGTCCACCagcaaaaaaaaagtatcaagaTAAAGCTCAACGTCTGAAGCAAATATGCTATGATTTTGAAAATAGACCTATCGACGACTATTTACAATATAGCTAGAATAGCCCACAATTTTCAATTGCAAttgtaaattttgtaaataatgtatattatgtaaacgacaaacaatatttattgtgattaatgtttttgtgatttttagtgattatttaaataatacaatttggcgATGCATTGACGTGCGATAAATTTCGGCCACGATAAATTGACGTGCGATGAATTTAGCCACGGTGAATTGACGTATATCCCACACTTTCAATCAAAACGATTTTTCAGTCTTCGGATTTGGTAAAACACGTTGTGCTTGTTGACGCTACAGATGATAGGTGACTAGATCAGTAGTAGGTAGGTAAGTAAAAATGTTGATGTGTAAACTGGACCTTGATGATTTTAAtagatacctaataaatatattatgtataggtatttgtaAATCGGTTccaaatggttttatttttgacaattataaatcatttaacatAACTGTTTAAATCCATTTAAGAGAACATTAAAACACAGATAAATAATTCACACGACCttacaaaaatgtttgatttgaataattttatgacGTTATAATCGAATCTATAAACAATCAAATAAACGAGTTGAGCGTCTAAACTCTAAAatgtttttcgtttaaatatataaacttcaACTTTCACTAAATATTAGTACCAATATCAGTTGTAATTAGACTAATTATTGGTAGATacctattgactattattattataggtataatataatgatgatgttgagttaacaaataaaatgtttcgtAGTATAAATTTttggatattataatttgtaaatatatacctatttagatTATTCTAGGCATTTAGGCCCACTGTCGCTTCCACAATTTCTCTATATTGTGTTCGCAGTTCTTCTCAATTCAGTACTCCCAATAACTTAAGGTTTTCTTTCATTAGGTTTTCCCACCGTTGCGTTTTCTTGGCCTTCCTCACCGACGGTTTTTATTAGCAGGTTTCCATTTCGTAACAGTCCGTACTCCGTGTACGAATTAGCAGTCTGCACTCCAAACATGTCCAGTCTTCATTAATCATTGATGCTCTTGAGAGGCCATTATATTAGTATCGTTGAACAGATCAATAAGTTGTCTGTTTGACTGTATTTCGTAATCGCTTTCCAATAATTTCTCTTTGGTCCAAATattcttacattattatttttaatgtggtAAGCGAGTTGTGGGGCGCAAGTAAACAGAATTGTATCCCAATATTCCGTTTTTCCTAATTTACCGCTGAATTGTGTACTCTACATATGCGTTTATACCCAAAcctaactatatatagtataaatatatacctactatatataaatatatatactacatcaggtaggtacctaactaataaactaattacAATTTAGTTAGTTTGTCTTTATAGTTTATGAGTTGTGGTGTAAAATGCGAGGTGCTCGTTAATAGTAagcctttatagtttatactatttatagtgtataatatatattatataatattaatatacctagaatatatagatacatattatagaattagTGGCGCCAGTATTATTTTCTACTTAGGAtaacataatacttataaatcataataggtAGCCGACAAATAAAAGGTCAGGCcacaaaaaaatgatattttagacaGACAAAAATAagagataatattatgagttaatgactattttttttttttattcctaattgttttttgaatttGAAGAAATTGATAACGTTATTTCTctttgacatattttttatataaaataaactctgTCATCTTAGCACaagcttaaattaaaaaaaaaataaccaaagtttaattgttttaatattttattattattaataataatatctttatttgtaatttgatgttaaataaaatattatttactattgtgATTATCTATTGCTATAATTATATTCACAGTTTTAGGTATagactatagtctatagatgtataaaataattatataataaataataatataatatacagtcatACAGATGACATTGGGAGTACATACAATACAGCACATCAACAATATGTGTCAATGCACTACTTGACACTtgtcaagtaaataatataatatacattgcgattataatgaaatcaaattttttaaataatgtatttataaattgatagtataaaatatatccatacaaataatatcacatacattaatgtttaatatcatCATTTATAATACGAATGATAATTGTTGTGGATAAcgcatttaattataaatatacaagtaagtagtaggtatagtatagtagtattattatataaaataatttattattatttcatgcaCAATGGacgattacaattttttttaaacttataaaacaatagccaaaatattatgtttagggtCTAGACAGGTACTTTCCTAAATACTCTTGTCTCAAAAGAGTATAATCACTTTTCGCGCATATATAGCGACTGACCGGACAGGTAGTGGCGAGGCCTAATTATTCCCATCTTGCTAGCCAACGTTTCCCAAAAACATCATACGATTAtacgaacataatatacaactaacatttctaatagtaatattattatacttaatttgggGATCGCTCAATAGTACGCGCAGAAATTGACAAAATTGGCCGACTGACTATTCTCATTTGGGACGGGGTATAGTTGTCTGTTGCAAGTGAATTACATCTTTTCTACTtagtttatctatttaatatagtaatatgataaGATTCATATTTTTTTGCCCACAGATTGAGTCAGACTAACGTTTTTTTAACGGGCAAAATATAAACCGTTTGGGCGGaatgaaatacttataatatacactcaacaattaattaaacaaaatcatacaaaatataaataattaataataagtcatacttaaaaaaatattggttattaataatattattatataggtagttagtaatctaaaaaaaaaaaaaaaatcaaaaaattataaataaaattacgtacAATATATTAGCATCACATTCTAAAGTAATCTATTGGCTTTGTATTAAAATGCTCATATACACATTCaacaatgaattatttaaatgttcgaTAATAGTGATTAATAATGTTTAGCTATAATGTCATCTGTTGTATCTGTCACCAGGTTTTTACCTcgcatataggtaaaaataaattcacccGCCCTAACGGTACAAATGATAGTCGCCCTAACGACCACCGCCCATTTTAACGGTAAAAATGATCGGAGACACAGTTTCAAATAACCTTTCTACTacgaaaatgtttacaataacaCAGTTGACCAACATAGGTTGATCaacaaaattctaaatacaaaatttattatgttagtctttaaaaatgatattacaatattttattataaattatttcttattagttattacttattatatagttaatatttatatatagtcgcaataaaaatacatttaaaattatagatatttggtacatatttatttcattttatttatacaaacatacataataaaaatattataacgatattaaaatagatacaaattatacatcatGCATTCGGCTTAAATTAAATCGTAAAGCGCTCGaagaataatatagttgttataaTACGTTTAGCACACCGCGTGTATAATCAGAGCGAtcgaaatcaaaataaaatcgatACATCTAGCCGAAGTTTCAGGAAAACAGTTGACACGAATATTACATAgaacacatataattattattattatttcaaaacattgTTGCACTCGAGTGCACATTATTAGTGGAAAGACAACTTTGTcgtaacaacaacaacaaaaaacagCAATAGTCGGTCGGTCGATTGTTTGGAGATTTACAAGAGCGTCAGCCGCACCGGCCTGTTGAAGATCGACTTGTTCTGCAGCGCCCGGACGGCCCGCGACGCCTCCTGCGGGTTCCTGAGGTTGACGCGCGCTTCGCCGGTCGGCTTGCCGAAGTCGTTGAACCGCCGGATCACGTTCTGACTGTTCAATTCGAAACCTTCGAAGAAATCCACGATCTGCTGGACGTCGGCCCTGTACGGCACGTTGTCCAGCGCGATCACGCACCCGGGCTGTCCGAACCCTTCGGGACCGGCGTTCGGCCCGGGTCCGGGACCGCGTATCCTGGGCGTGtaaccgccaccgccgccgccgcgaccTCCGCCGTTGTTCATGTTGAACTGTTGCTGCTGCGGCCGGCctccgccaccgccaccgccgtacGGCGGTCCGCCGTTGTTGTGACCTCCGTACTGCTGGGGCCTCTGGTGGTGGTGCTGTTGCCTGGACGGCGGTCCTCCGCCGCCGCCCCAGGACATATCCTGGTGATGGTTGTTGCAGTGCTGTTGCATCGGTTTGGTAATGGCCTGGATCATGAACGACCGATTGATGGGCTCGACGCACACGAGGTTCGGCCCCATGTACGTTTGGTTCTTGACCATGGCCGCGCTCGCCTGTTGCGCGGACCCGAATTCGCAGTACGACTCGCCGGTGGGACGGCCGAACTTGCTGAGCATAATGTGTATCTTGTCCGGCAACACGGACGAGTCGGAGAAGAACTGAGTGATGTCCGTGTTGGTGACGGTCGTCGGCAAGCCGTACACGTACAGGCAGTTGGACCGGACGACCGGCGCACCGCCCGAAACGTTCGGGGGCGGCGGCGCCACCGGCACGGGCGAAGAAGACGACGGCGCCTGTTGGTGGTGGTTGTTGTTGCCGTGGTGGTGGTGACTGTGATGGTGGTGACGGCCGCCGCCACCGCTGTTGTCGTTCGAAAAAcgtctgccgccgccgccggattTGCGCTTTATCTGCGTGTACTCTTTGTAGGAG includes:
- the LOC132926820 gene encoding LOW QUALITY PROTEIN: uncharacterized protein LOC132926820 (The sequence of the model RefSeq protein was modified relative to this genomic sequence to represent the inferred CDS: deleted 2 bases in 1 codon), with product MFQALKTIVSDLSPKTIMVDFEKGAMNAIISEFPEAKLKGCFFHLSQCIWRQIQAAGLQKKYIDDVTFALQVRKLPSLAYVPENKVIESYEKLLDIKYFIENDELLSPILNYFDDTWIGRTDRRQKRRSPTFKISIWNCYSLVSEDLPRTNNAVEGWHNCFTSILNQCHPSIWKFILALKKEKNMNKIKIEQYIAGECPPAKKKYQDKAQRLKQICYDFENRPIDDYLQYS
- the LOC132926809 gene encoding LOW QUALITY PROTEIN: uncharacterized protein LOC132926809 (The sequence of the model RefSeq protein was modified relative to this genomic sequence to represent the inferred CDS: inserted 1 base in 1 codon; deleted 2 bases in 2 codons), translating into MAFQMLKTEKGKDSLCYDGYIFLKEKENDTKSIWKCNQYYKNKCRGRLHLSEGKILKNTDHNHVPSSSDIQVKKTLNNLKDIASNNGDMSLTQLVIGSALSQIPTESSGQLPNINRLKRTIQRVRKQKXTDLNFIIPDEMTKTIDGNLFLQYDSGINTERILFFSTTRLLYLMTQCDNWFLF